The genomic segment CGCTGCTGCCGGCTCCGTTCACCCCGGCGGAGACCGCCACCCAGCTCGCCCGGGTCGGCGGCGCGGCCCCGCATCCGGCGATGGTCAGCTTCGTGCACCGGCAGACCGGGGGCATTCCCCGGTCGGTCGATCGGCTGGCCCGCACGCTCGGCTCCGCCGCCATCGCCGGGCCGCCCCCGCCGGAGGTGCCCGAATCCGCGCTGGCCGCGTTCGCGCCGGACCTGGAGGAGCTGACCGGGGACGTCCGCCGGATTCTGCTGGCGGTCGCGGCCGGCGTCGAGTTCCCGGTCGAGATGCTCGACCGGCTGCTGACCGGTCCGGCGTCGACCTCCCCGGACGGCCCCGACCGGGGCGTCCACACCGCGGACGGTGGCGGGACGGTGGCGGCGGCCCGGGCCGCCGGGCTGCTCGGGCGGGACGACCGACTGCCACCGATCGTCCGCCGGGCACTCGTCTCGCTGGCCCCACCGGCCGAGCGGGCCGACGTGTGGCGCCGACTCGCCGAGCTGCAGCTGCGTCGCGGTGGACCCGTGTTGCCGCTGGTCCGCCCGCTGCTCGGCACCGCCGGCGGAACCGGCTGCCCGGTCCCGCTGTTGACCGCGGCCGCCGAGGAGGCACTCGCCGACGACCCGGGGCTCGCCACCGACCTGTTCGCCGCCGCGGTCGCCGCCGGCGGACCGGCGACCGCCCGACAGGCCACCGCCGCCGCCCTCGCCGGGCACCTCGACTCCGCGCTCCGGTTGGCCGACCGGCTGGTCGAGGCGGCCGGGCCGACGGACCGGGCGGAGGCGGCCACGGTCGCCGCCACCGCGCTGACCCACCGGGGTCAACACGGCCGGGCCGCCGACCTCTACCGCTGGTCGGGCACCACCTCGTCACTGGCGTTCGCCGCGATCAGCGCCCTCGCCACCGGCGACCGCGACGATCTCGACCGGCTGGTCCGCGAACCACCGACCGGCGGGCCGCCGACCCTGCTCACCGGGGCCGCCACCCAGACCGCCCGCGGGGTACGCGAGACGCTGTCCGAGCCGCCGACCACCGCGCTGGCCACCCTGGTCCGGGCGGCCGGGCTGCTGGAACCGGCCGGTCGGGCCGTACTGCTGCCGGACAGCCCGGCCGCCCTGGCCGCCCTGGTGGCCATGCACTGTGGGGAGCTGGACATCGCCGACCGGGTGCTGGAGCGGGCCACCGCCAGCCGCACCGGCGCCGCGCTGATGGCCCGCCGGCACGGCCTGCTGCAGGCCTGGATCGCGATGGTGCGGGGCCACTGCGGTGCGGCCACCGACCGGCTCGCCACCGTGCTCGGGCGGGACGACGCCGAGCCGGCCGACGGCGCCGCGTCGACCGACGACGGCGGGCCGTCCGCCGGCCGATCCGGGGCAGCGGGATCGGTCGGACCGGACGTCGGCGGGCTGGAGTCGCGGGATCTGCTCTTCGCCGCCGGCCTGGAACTCGGCATCGCCCGGCGCAACAGTGACCTGCCGGCGCTGCGCCGGGCCTGGGAGCAGGCCCGCGAGGCGGTCATCCGGCACCCCGTCGACCTGTTCACCCTGCTGCCCCTCGGGGAGTTGGCGGTGGCGGCCGCCCGGCTGGGTGAGCTGGCCCAACTCGCCCCGTACCTGGCGGAAGCCAGCACGGTGCTGGCCCGGCTCGGCGACCCGCCGTTGTGGGCGGCCCCGCTGCACTGGAGCAATCTGCACGCCGCGATCATCGCCGAACAGCCTGCCGAGGCCGACCGGCACGTCGCCGCGCTCACCGCCGCCGCCGGCCACAGCCGATACGCCGCCGTGCTGGCCACCGCGGCGCAGAGCTGGGTGGAGGTGCTGCGCGGGACCGTCGATCCGGTCCGGGTCGAGGGCGCCGCCCGGGGCCTGCACGGCATCGGTCTGCACTGGGACGGGGCCCGGCTGGCGGGCCAGGCGGCGATCCGGACCTCGGACCGCAAGGCGATGACCACGCTGCTCGACTGCGCCCGGATGTTGCAGGGCCGCACCGGTGGTCCCGGTCGGGCACCCGGCTCCGCCGCCGACCCGGTGACCGGCCGGGACCAGGGCCGACTCAGCGATCGCGAACAGGAGGTGGCCGACCTGGTGCTCGCCGGGCTCACCTACCGGCAGATCGGCGACCGGTTGTTCATCTCGGCGAAGACCGTCGAACACCATGTGGCCCGGATCCGGCAGCGGCTGAACTGCGCCAACCGCAGTGAGCTCCTGGCCCGGCTGCGGGTGATGGCGGATGACCGATCCGGTGGCAGCGACCTGACCGGCCAGCCATGGCCGGCCTGAACACGAAGCCGGCCGGGGCCGGGGTGACCGCACCGCCGGGCCGGACCGGCTCGGCGGGTCGGCGCCGGGTCGCGTTGCTGGTGGCGGCGCTGACCCTGTGCTGGGGGTACGCGGCGTTCCTGACCGGACGGGACGCCGCCGACCTGCTCCGGGTACGCACCCTCAGCACCACGCTCGGGCAGCCCACCGACGCGCTGATCCTCAGCCTGCAGACCGAGCGGCGGCTCACCGCGGCCGCGCTGGCGGAGCCCGGCGGCGGTCCGGCGTCGCTGGCCGCCCAGCGGGCCGACACCGACGCGGCGATCGCCAAGCTCCGCGCCTTCAACACCGGCACCGACCTCCGGCTGGTCGGTGCCGAGGAGGTACGCGACCGGGCGGCTGAGCTGATCCGGCGGCTGGACACCCTCGATCCGCTGCGCCGGTCGGTCGACGCGGGCGGGCTGGACCGCGACCAGGCCACCACGGCCTACACCGAGATGATCGATGCCGGATTCGCCGTCTACGCCGGCCAGTGGACGAGTCGGGAGACCGGCCTGATCGAGCAGACCAGGTCGTTCGTGGCGCTGGCCCGCGCCCGCGAGGTGCTGGCCCGGGAGGACACCCTGCTCACCGGAGCGCTCACCGCGCGGCGGTTGACGCCCGCCGACCGGGCCCGGCTGGCCGACCTGGTGGCGGCGCAGCGGTTCGTCCGCGCCGAGGCCGCCGCCGCCCTGCCGCCGCCGGAACGCGACCGCTACCGCACGCTTGTCGGCGGGGACGGGCTGACCGCGCTGCGCACCCTGGAGGACCAGCTGACCGCGCCCGGCAGCGGCGACGACGAGATCCCGGCGATCCCGCCACAGGTGTGGCGGTCGGCCGTGGAGCCGGTCCTCGCCGACCTGCGGGACCTGGTGGCAGACGGGGTCCGCGACAGCGTGGAGCGGGCCACCCCGGCCACGATCGGGGTGGTGGTCCGCACCGGCCTGGTGGGCGGCCTCGGCTTCCTCGTGGTGGTGGCGGCGATCGTCGGCGCCCTCGCCACGACCCGGTGCCCGGCCCGCCGGCCGGTGGAACAGGCCGACCCGACCGAACCCATCCACCCACCCGACCAGCCGCAACCGGGCGACCGGACCCACCCGAGCGACCGGACCCGAACGAGCGACCGGACCCGAACGAGCGACCGGACCCGAACGAGCGAACTGGCCCGACCGAGCGACCGGCACGTCCACAACGGTTCGTTGGCCGATCCGTCCAGGTTGCCGGGCGATGACCTCTTCCTGCAGCTCAGCCGCCGCAACCAGGTGCTGCTTCGCCAGCAGCTGAACCTGCTGGACGCGATGGAGCGTCGCGAGACCGACGCCGAGGAGCTGGCCGACCTGTTCCGGGTGGACCATCTGACGACCCGGATCCGGCGCAACGTGGAAAGAATGATCACCGCCGCCGGGGCCCGGCCGGCCCGGCGCTGGCGGCGGCCGGTGCCGTTGATCGACGTGGTCCGCGGGGCGGCCGGTGAGGTGGCCGAGTACGAGCGGGTGCTGGTCTCCTCCGCCTGGGCCGGATCGCTCGCCGGACCGGCCGTCCTGGATCTCACCCACCTGCTGGCCGAACTCATCGAGAATGGTCTGCACTGCTCCCCGCCGGAGAGCACGGTCCGGGTGAGCGTGCAGTTCCGCGACCACGGTTGCCTGATCGTCGTATTGGACGACGGGCCGGGCCTGGCCCCGGAGACGCTCGCCGCCGCGAACGCCCTGCTGCGCGACCCGCCGCCGGTCCGGCCGCCGGGGGCGGGACACGGCCTGTACGGGGCCGCCCTGGCGGCCAGCCGGTGGAGGGTCCGGGTCGAGCTGGCCCCGGGACACCGCGGCGGCACCGCCGCCCGGGTGCTCATTCCCGCCGCGCTGCTCGCCGGACCCGGCGGTCCCGGCGGTGAGCAGACGACGATGGAGCTGCCCGCGGTCGACCCCCAGGGCCAACCCGACGGCCAGCCGGACGATCCGACCAACGGACCGGCACCGGTACCCGCCCCGCACCCCGCGCCGGCCGGACCCACTCGCGCCGCCAACCCCGCCAGCGGCGCCAGCGGCGCCAACCCCGCCAGCGGCGCCAACCCCGCCAGCGGCGCCAACCCCGCCAGCGGCGCCAACCTCACCAGCTCCGCCGACCCCACCCGGGCGGCCGACCGCACCCGCAGGACCGGGCCGGCCGACCGGGTCACCCTGCCGAACCGGCGGCGTCCCCAATGACCACGCGTGGATACCCCGCCGTGCTGGCCAACCTCGACGAGGAGGACGCCTGGTACGACGACGACGCCGGGCCGGTGGTCCGGCCGTACGCGATGACCAGCGGTCGGACCCGGCCGGTCCGGCCGGAGCTGGACCTGATCTCCCAGGTGACGACCTGCCCGGACGTCCGGGGTGCGGAGCCGCTGTCGCCGGAGCAGACTGAGATCATCGAGCGCTGCCGGCGACCGCTGTCGGTGGCCGAGATCGGCGCGGCGCTGAACCTCCCGGTCGGCACCGTACGGGTCCTGGTCGGCGACCTGCTCGACGCCGGGCTGGTCGAGACCCGGGAGCCGCCGCTGTTGACCGAGCTGCCCTCCGAGAATCTGCTGGAGGCGCTCCTCGCCGGACTGCGTGCGCTGTGACGGCGGACGGGCCGGAAACGGTCGGGCCGGAAACGGTCGGGCGGAGAGCCGGCCGGGTGGGGGCCGGGTGAGCAAGGAGACAGTGGTGAGCAGAGTCAGGCAGGGTCCCCCGCGGACCAGGGCGGTGGCCGCGCTGGACCTCGCGCAGGCCGCGGTGAGTGGCCTCGGGCGGGCGCCCCACCGGCTGGTGACCGGAGCCCGCGGCAACCGGCTGATGATGCGCGGACTGGTCGTCGCGGCCATCGCCGTGGTGGTGGGAACCGGCCTGGTGGTCACCGCGCTGGTGCGGACGCCGGACGGGCTCGCTCCGCTGGGCGTGGCGCCGCCGGCCGCCACCGAGGCGGCACCCACCTCGGACCCCGGCACGGCCGGCATCGGCCCGGGTGGCACCGACGGCGCCCCCGCCGGGTCCGTCGACCCGCCGGGTCCGACCGACGGTCCGACGACCGCACCGCCGCCGGCCGCCGAACCGCCCGCGCCGGTGCCGCTGACCGCCGGGTACGCGACCGAGGATCCGTCCCTCCTCGGTTACCTGGGGGCGGTGGAGATCGCCAATCCCGGGCCGGTCGCGGTGTCCGGCTGGACGGTGGTGATCACCCTGCCGCGGCGTACCCTCGCGGTCGGCCAGGTCACCGGGGCGCAGGCGGCGCAGGACGGTGCCATCTGGACGTTCACGCCGCTGCCGGACGCCGCCGGCGTGCCGGCCGGCGGCACCTTCCGATTCACCTTCCGGGTCTCCGGTGCCGCGCTCGGTGCCACCACGCCGACGGCCTGCACGATCGACGGTCGGCCGTGCACCGGCGACCTGCCGTCGCCGACCCCCTGATGGCCGGTTCCCGCTCGCCTACACGGTGAGGGTCCAGCCGTCGAGGTGGCCGGTGTCGTAGGCGAAGACGTCGCGGACCCGCAACCGCCAGGTCCCGTCGGCGGGCTCGGCCGAGAGGTCCACCGCAAAGGTGGCGTCGACGTTGTCGGCGCTGTCCAGATAGCTCGCGGACTTCAGTCGGTACGCCGAGCCGTCCGGCGCGATCAGATCGACCACCAGGTCACCCCGGTAGCTGTGCAGGATCCGCACAGCGACCGTCGCCCGTGCCGCGGCGACCCGCCCGCAGCCGGTGATGGTGACCGGGCTGTGCACCGGCGGGCCGGCGTCCGGGATGCGGTGATCGGTCCCGTTGCTCGCGGTGCAGGTGCCGCCCGTTCCGGTGACCGTCAGGACGTAGCTCGCGGTCCGGGTGACCAGCCGACCGGTACCGGTCACCGTCACCGGGTACCGGCCGGCCGGGGTGCCCACCGCCGTGCTGATCGTCAGGGTGGCGGACTCGCCGGAGGTGACGGTGGGCGGCTCGAACACCCCGGTGGCACCGGCGGGCAGACCGCTCAGGGTGAGCCGTACCGGCTGCGCGGAACCGCTGGTGGTGGCGGTACGGACGGTCGTGGTGACCGAGCCGCCGGGGGCCGTCGAGCCAGCCGCCGGGGTGAGGGCGACGGAGAAGTCGTCCGCCGGGGGCGGTCCGTCCGGGAG from the Solwaraspora sp. WMMD1047 genome contains:
- a CDS encoding nitrate- and nitrite sensing domain-containing protein — protein: MAGLNTKPAGAGVTAPPGRTGSAGRRRVALLVAALTLCWGYAAFLTGRDAADLLRVRTLSTTLGQPTDALILSLQTERRLTAAALAEPGGGPASLAAQRADTDAAIAKLRAFNTGTDLRLVGAEEVRDRAAELIRRLDTLDPLRRSVDAGGLDRDQATTAYTEMIDAGFAVYAGQWTSRETGLIEQTRSFVALARAREVLAREDTLLTGALTARRLTPADRARLADLVAAQRFVRAEAAAALPPPERDRYRTLVGGDGLTALRTLEDQLTAPGSGDDEIPAIPPQVWRSAVEPVLADLRDLVADGVRDSVERATPATIGVVVRTGLVGGLGFLVVVAAIVGALATTRCPARRPVEQADPTEPIHPPDQPQPGDRTHPSDRTRTSDRTRTSDRTRTSELARPSDRHVHNGSLADPSRLPGDDLFLQLSRRNQVLLRQQLNLLDAMERRETDAEELADLFRVDHLTTRIRRNVERMITAAGARPARRWRRPVPLIDVVRGAAGEVAEYERVLVSSAWAGSLAGPAVLDLTHLLAELIENGLHCSPPESTVRVSVQFRDHGCLIVVLDDGPGLAPETLAAANALLRDPPPVRPPGAGHGLYGAALAASRWRVRVELAPGHRGGTAARVLIPAALLAGPGGPGGEQTTMELPAVDPQGQPDGQPDDPTNGPAPVPAPHPAPAGPTRAANPASGASGANPASGANPASGANPASGANLTSSADPTRAADRTRRTGPADRVTLPNRRRPQ
- a CDS encoding DUF742 domain-containing protein; the encoded protein is MTTRGYPAVLANLDEEDAWYDDDAGPVVRPYAMTSGRTRPVRPELDLISQVTTCPDVRGAEPLSPEQTEIIERCRRPLSVAEIGAALNLPVGTVRVLVGDLLDAGLVETREPPLLTELPSENLLEALLAGLRAL
- a CDS encoding helix-turn-helix transcriptional regulator, whose product is MSLPTTTEPQLVLDEPSRALLDAIETDPHAPLTAAIQAPGGYGKSSLLAEARRRYRQAGVPVWDGWTGPAGPVDPGTLAWADRAASLLGAAGDHTALAGHALLVDDAHLLHDAALRELCTLVRTGRIRLLLAYRPWPRPPALAELAELLRRDRPALLPAPFTPAETATQLARVGGAAPHPAMVSFVHRQTGGIPRSVDRLARTLGSAAIAGPPPPEVPESALAAFAPDLEELTGDVRRILLAVAAGVEFPVEMLDRLLTGPASTSPDGPDRGVHTADGGGTVAAARAAGLLGRDDRLPPIVRRALVSLAPPAERADVWRRLAELQLRRGGPVLPLVRPLLGTAGGTGCPVPLLTAAAEEALADDPGLATDLFAAAVAAGGPATARQATAAALAGHLDSALRLADRLVEAAGPTDRAEAATVAATALTHRGQHGRAADLYRWSGTTSSLAFAAISALATGDRDDLDRLVREPPTGGPPTLLTGAATQTARGVRETLSEPPTTALATLVRAAGLLEPAGRAVLLPDSPAALAALVAMHCGELDIADRVLERATASRTGAALMARRHGLLQAWIAMVRGHCGAATDRLATVLGRDDAEPADGAASTDDGGPSAGRSGAAGSVGPDVGGLESRDLLFAAGLELGIARRNSDLPALRRAWEQAREAVIRHPVDLFTLLPLGELAVAAARLGELAQLAPYLAEASTVLARLGDPPLWAAPLHWSNLHAAIIAEQPAEADRHVAALTAAAGHSRYAAVLATAAQSWVEVLRGTVDPVRVEGAARGLHGIGLHWDGARLAGQAAIRTSDRKAMTTLLDCARMLQGRTGGPGRAPGSAADPVTGRDQGRLSDREQEVADLVLAGLTYRQIGDRLFISAKTVEHHVARIRQRLNCANRSELLARLRVMADDRSGGSDLTGQPWPA
- a CDS encoding cellulose binding domain-containing protein, whose product is MSRVRQGPPRTRAVAALDLAQAAVSGLGRAPHRLVTGARGNRLMMRGLVVAAIAVVVGTGLVVTALVRTPDGLAPLGVAPPAATEAAPTSDPGTAGIGPGGTDGAPAGSVDPPGPTDGPTTAPPPAAEPPAPVPLTAGYATEDPSLLGYLGAVEIANPGPVAVSGWTVVITLPRRTLAVGQVTGAQAAQDGAIWTFTPLPDAAGVPAGGTFRFTFRVSGAALGATTPTACTIDGRPCTGDLPSPTP